ATTTACGGGATATAACAAATACTGCGAGTAAAAGTGATACTGCGTCGATCATCACTATGATGGAAGACGCCTCGTTAAAAGTAGAATTTGATACGCACGCACTAAAATCGGCGCTCAGCCAACTGATCCGTTCGTCGCATTATCCAGCATTGGATTTACTGGTTAAAGAAAACATCATATCGACTGATCTTTACGATTATGATCGTTTTGATACGAGTATTATGCGCGAACTGCTGACGCCGATTTTATCTTCGCAAGACGCTATGGACGCGTATGTCGGTTGGTTACGTACGTATTTGGAACAGGTGGAAGATATCGACGAAGATGTCAATGGTTTGACCTTACTGGAATTTTCATTGGAGCTTAAGGCTCCTGTACCGATTATTAAAGCAATTGCTGCGGCAGGAGCTGATGTTCATAGGATGGATAAAAATGGGCAGAACCTGTTGTTTAAGGTGTGTAACTTGCGTATGCTACCCGCCCAGTACCTAGAGGAACTGGTAGATTGGTTATTGGAAGAGGGGATTGACCTGAATGCTGTTTCGGTGGAACGCAAAACACCGCTGCATGTGGCTATTGATTCGGGTAAACCGGAGATCGCCATAAAATTAATAGAGGCAGGAGCAGATCCCAATGCGCCGAATACAAATGGCGAGACTTCTTTTTTTCTTGCAGCGGTTCATCAACAAAATGCCGATTTGCTGGAGCATTTATTGCAATACCAAATACCTGATTTTTATGCGCAAACGAAACAGGGCGAAAACCTATTGAATGGCTTTTTGCGCATGATGTATCAGGAAACGCCCCGTAACCTGAAGATCATTGACTTATTGTTAAGCCATGGCGCAGATCTGAAAGAGTCTTCCCTCTGGTATCATCAAGAGAAAACAGGAGTTGATTGGATGGTGGAAAGATCGGCAGATTTACTTCAAATGGTATTGGAGAAAGGGTATCTGGACGTCGATTATCGCGATAATCTGGGAAATACGCTACTGCATAAAGTTTGCCGGTTCGATATTAATTTTGACGCAAATAAGGCGCGTGATCTCTATAAAAAAGTGAAATTCCTGATCAAAAGCGGTGTAGACACAACAGTAGAAAACACAGAAGATAAGAAGGCGGTAGATTATGCAATGGGTGATGATCTCAAAACGAAAACAGTGGAGTTATTATTAAAGAACCAGTAACATTTAAAAATAAAACACATATATGTCGCAATCATTTATTGTTGCTTGTGAAGGAGGAAAACGTAAGATTGCTGAAATCTTACTGGAAAAGAATCAAGTGGAGGTATCCTATACGGATGAGTATGGGCGCACAGCCCTACATTATGTGGCACACAGAGGGTACGTGGATTTAGCGAAGAAACTGCTTGACGCGGGAGCTTTAATCGATTATGAAGATCATAACGGCGAAACACCTTTGTTTTTTGCCTTATTGCAAAAGCAGAAACAAACAGCCATTTGCTTGCTGGAACATGGTGCGCAGGTGCATATTAACGATTTTCAGGGAAATACATTACTACACCTCGCTGCCCGTACCGGTCAGCAGGATATGGGAGAAAAACTCATTGCGCAGGGATTAGATGTGAACGCCCTGAATAATAAAGCGGAGTCACCGCTTTTGCTGGCGGTAGAATATAAGCACCCGCCTATGGTGAAGTTATTGGTGCAGCTGGGCGCTAATGTGGATATAACGGAT
This Olivibacter sp. SDN3 DNA region includes the following protein-coding sequences:
- a CDS encoding ankyrin repeat domain-containing protein is translated as MTNNDLRDITNTASKSDTASIITMMEDASLKVEFDTHALKSALSQLIRSSHYPALDLLVKENIISTDLYDYDRFDTSIMRELLTPILSSQDAMDAYVGWLRTYLEQVEDIDEDVNGLTLLEFSLELKAPVPIIKAIAAAGADVHRMDKNGQNLLFKVCNLRMLPAQYLEELVDWLLEEGIDLNAVSVERKTPLHVAIDSGKPEIAIKLIEAGADPNAPNTNGETSFFLAAVHQQNADLLEHLLQYQIPDFYAQTKQGENLLNGFLRMMYQETPRNLKIIDLLLSHGADLKESSLWYHQEKTGVDWMVERSADLLQMVLEKGYLDVDYRDNLGNTLLHKVCRFDINFDANKARDLYKKVKFLIKSGVDTTVENTEDKKAVDYAMGDDLKTKTVELLLKNQ